The window ATTGATGATGTACAAAACATTAACAGAGAATTCTCCACAATGGCTTCACTTGCATCGGTCAGATATACAATAGATACCCGCGACGAATTTTACAGCAAAGAAAACGATTTTTTCGATGAAACCGGCCCGCTGTTTTCAAAACTCTCAAATGAATTCAGCAAAGAAATGGTTAAGTCAAAATTCCGTTCCGAACTTGAAAAAGAATTCGGCCATCAAATTTTCGATTTAACGGAGCTTTCTTTAAAAGTTTTCAGTCCCGAAATTATGGAGGAATTGCAAACCGAAAACAAACTTACCAGCAAGTACAGCAAACTTATTGCATCGGCTCAAATCGAATTTCAGGGAGAAAAAAGAACACTTTCGCAACTGGCCCCCTTTATGCAAAATATGGATAGAGAGGTAAGAAAGGCTGCGGCAAAGGCTTATTACAGTTTCTTTGAAGAAAATGAAGCCGAGTTCGATTCAATTTACGATGAACTTGTAAAAATAAGAACAAAAATTGCACACAAACTCGGTTATAAAAATTTCGTTCAGCTGGGTTACGACAGATTAAGCCGTACGGAATATAATTCGGAAATGACTGCAAAATACCGAAAGCAAATTTATGAATTGATTGTGCCTATTGCCGAAAAATTACGCAAAAGACAGCAAAAACGCTTAAAACTTGACACAATGTACTATTACGATTCAGGGTTAAATTACTTAACGGGAAATGCCGTACCGCAGGGAGAACCCGATTGGATAGTAGAGCAGGCAAAAAAAATGTATGCCGAGTTATCGCCTGAAACCGATGAATTTTTTACGATGATGACAAAGTACGGTCTTATGGATTTACTTTCCACAAAGGGTAAATCAAGTGGAGGGTATTGCACGGGCTTCCCCATGTACAAGGTTCCGTTTATTTTTGCAAACTTTAATAAAACTCAACATGATGTTGAAGTTATGACTCACGAAGCTGGTCATGCCTTTCAAGCCTATCAAAGCCGAAATGCACGCTTACTCGAATACGGCTGGCCTACTCTTGAGGCATGCGAAATTCATTCTATGAGTATGGAATTTTTTACATGGCCGTGGATGGAACTTTTTTTTAAACATCAAACCGAAAAATTTAAATTTACTCATCTTTCCGGAGCCTTGGAATTTTTACCTTACGGCGCAACGGTTGACGAGTTTCAGCACTGGGTATACGAAAACCCGGAAGCAACTCCTGCGGAGCGCAAAGCGGAATGGCATAAAATCGAGTTAAAGTATAAACCCTCCATAAATTACGGTGATAATGATTATTTAAATCGCGGAGGATTT is drawn from Treponema pedis and contains these coding sequences:
- a CDS encoding M3 family oligoendopeptidase encodes the protein MNNNSSVKSLPLVPFKEMPYTRPDMKAIEKRFEEALKKFKSASSVQTQIEAIDDVQNINREFSTMASLASVRYTIDTRDEFYSKENDFFDETGPLFSKLSNEFSKEMVKSKFRSELEKEFGHQIFDLTELSLKVFSPEIMEELQTENKLTSKYSKLIASAQIEFQGEKRTLSQLAPFMQNMDREVRKAAAKAYYSFFEENEAEFDSIYDELVKIRTKIAHKLGYKNFVQLGYDRLSRTEYNSEMTAKYRKQIYELIVPIAEKLRKRQQKRLKLDTMYYYDSGLNYLTGNAVPQGEPDWIVEQAKKMYAELSPETDEFFTMMTKYGLMDLLSTKGKSSGGYCTGFPMYKVPFIFANFNKTQHDVEVMTHEAGHAFQAYQSRNARLLEYGWPTLEACEIHSMSMEFFTWPWMELFFKHQTEKFKFTHLSGALEFLPYGATVDEFQHWVYENPEATPAERKAEWHKIELKYKPSINYGDNDYLNRGGFWIKQGHIFASPFYYIDYTLAQVCALQFWVKSNNDRKTAWEDYLRLCKAGGSMPFLELLKLANLKNPFEEGCIASVTPECEKWLDTVEDEKL